From Streptomyces sp. NBC_00683, one genomic window encodes:
- a CDS encoding polynucleotide kinase-phosphatase, producing the protein MTSTSRTLPVTDLSLVVLIGASGSGKSTFARKHFKPTEIVSSDFCRGLVADDENDQSASRDAFDVLHYIAGKRLAAGRLTVVDATNVQAESRKQLVQLAREHDVLPIAVVLDLPEEVCLARNAKRPDRADMPRHVVQRHRRELRRSLRGLEREGFRKVHVLRTEEEADSAEVVLERRYNDLRHLTGPFDIIGDIHGCSSELESLLGKLGYTDGAHPDGRTAVFVGDLVDRGPDSPGVLRRVMSMVSAGNALCVPGNHENKLGRYLKGRQVQVRYGLAETIEQLEREDAKDPEFREQVKEFIDGLVSHYVLDGGKLVVCHAGLPEKYHGRTSGRVRSHALYGDTTGETDEFGLPVRYPWAEDYRGRAAVVYGHTPVPTTSWVNNTLCLDTGAVFGGKMTALRWPEREIVDVPAEQVWYEPVKPLTTEAPGGREGRPLDLADVQGRRIVETRHMGRIAVREENAAAALEVMSRFAVDPRLLAYLPPTMAPTATSHEEGFLEHPAEAFAQYRADGVAKVVCEEKHMGSRAVALVCRDADTARERFGAEGPTGALHTRTGRPFLDDVALTEVILGRLRTAVTAAGLWEEWDTDWVLLDAELMPWSLKAAGLLRSQYAAVGAASGAVLPVAGEALAAAAARGVDVGALAGRQQERAADAAAFTEAYRRYCWSTEGLDGVRLAPFQILAVRGRSLASVPHDEQLAWLDRLVEHDPTGLLQVTRRLVVDTGDEDSVRSGIDWWLEMTGRGGEGMVVKPLGALVRDAKGRLVQPGIKVRGREYLRIIYGPEYTRPENLDRLRSRFLGHKRSLALREYALGLEALDRLADGEPLWRIHEAVFAVLALESEPVDPRL; encoded by the coding sequence ATGACCAGTACCTCTCGCACGCTGCCGGTGACCGACCTCTCCCTCGTCGTGCTCATCGGCGCCAGCGGATCGGGCAAGTCCACCTTCGCCCGCAAGCACTTCAAGCCCACCGAGATCGTCTCCTCGGACTTCTGCCGCGGCCTCGTCGCCGACGACGAGAACGATCAGAGCGCGAGCCGTGACGCCTTCGACGTCCTGCACTACATCGCGGGCAAGCGCCTCGCGGCCGGACGGCTCACCGTCGTCGACGCCACCAACGTGCAGGCCGAGAGCCGCAAGCAGCTCGTTCAGCTGGCCAGGGAGCACGACGTGCTGCCCATCGCCGTCGTGCTCGACCTGCCCGAGGAGGTCTGCCTCGCGCGCAACGCGAAGCGGCCCGACCGCGCGGACATGCCCCGCCACGTCGTCCAGCGCCACCGGCGCGAGCTGCGCCGTTCGCTGCGCGGACTGGAGCGCGAGGGCTTCCGCAAGGTGCACGTCCTGCGCACCGAGGAGGAGGCCGACAGCGCCGAAGTCGTCCTGGAGCGCCGATACAACGACCTCCGCCACCTCACCGGCCCCTTCGACATCATCGGTGACATCCACGGCTGCAGTTCCGAGCTGGAGTCCCTGCTCGGCAAGCTCGGATACACCGACGGCGCGCACCCCGACGGGCGCACCGCCGTGTTCGTCGGCGACCTCGTCGACCGCGGTCCCGACAGCCCCGGTGTGCTGCGCCGCGTCATGTCCATGGTGTCGGCCGGCAACGCCCTGTGCGTTCCGGGCAACCACGAGAACAAGCTCGGCCGGTACCTCAAGGGGCGGCAGGTCCAGGTCAGATACGGCCTCGCCGAGACCATCGAGCAGCTGGAGCGGGAGGACGCGAAGGACCCGGAGTTCCGGGAACAGGTGAAGGAGTTCATCGACGGGCTGGTCAGCCACTACGTCCTGGACGGCGGCAAGCTGGTCGTCTGCCACGCGGGCCTGCCCGAGAAGTACCACGGGCGCACCTCGGGGCGGGTCCGTTCGCACGCGCTGTACGGGGACACGACAGGCGAGACCGACGAGTTCGGCCTGCCCGTGCGCTACCCGTGGGCGGAGGACTACCGCGGCCGCGCGGCCGTCGTCTACGGCCACACCCCGGTGCCCACCACCTCCTGGGTCAACAACACCCTGTGCCTGGACACCGGAGCGGTCTTCGGCGGGAAGATGACCGCGCTGCGCTGGCCGGAGCGCGAGATCGTCGACGTACCGGCCGAGCAGGTCTGGTACGAGCCCGTGAAGCCCCTGACGACCGAGGCTCCCGGAGGCCGTGAGGGGCGTCCGCTCGACCTCGCCGACGTGCAGGGCCGCCGCATCGTGGAGACCCGGCACATGGGCCGGATCGCCGTGCGCGAGGAGAACGCGGCGGCGGCCCTCGAGGTGATGAGCCGGTTCGCCGTCGACCCGAGACTGCTGGCCTATCTCCCGCCGACCATGGCCCCGACCGCGACGTCCCACGAGGAGGGCTTCCTGGAGCATCCGGCCGAGGCCTTCGCCCAGTACCGGGCGGACGGCGTCGCCAAGGTCGTCTGCGAGGAGAAGCACATGGGTTCGCGTGCGGTGGCCCTGGTCTGCCGCGACGCGGACACGGCGCGTGAGCGCTTCGGCGCCGAGGGCCCCACGGGGGCGCTGCACACCCGTACCGGCCGGCCGTTCCTGGACGACGTGGCGCTCACCGAGGTGATCCTCGGCAGGCTCCGCACGGCCGTCACCGCCGCCGGACTCTGGGAGGAGTGGGACACGGACTGGGTGCTGCTGGACGCCGAGCTGATGCCCTGGTCCCTCAAGGCGGCCGGGCTGCTGCGCTCGCAGTACGCGGCGGTGGGCGCCGCGTCGGGTGCGGTCCTTCCCGTGGCGGGCGAGGCCCTGGCCGCGGCGGCTGCCCGCGGTGTGGACGTCGGCGCTCTCGCCGGACGTCAGCAGGAGCGTGCCGCGGACGCGGCGGCCTTCACCGAGGCTTACCGCCGCTACTGCTGGAGTACCGAGGGGCTCGACGGTGTCCGTCTCGCGCCGTTCCAGATCCTTGCCGTGCGGGGCCGCTCACTCGCCTCCGTACCGCACGACGAGCAGCTGGCCTGGCTGGACCGCCTGGTCGAGCACGACCCCACCGGGCTGCTCCAGGTCACCCGGCGGCTGGTCGTCGACACCGGGGACGAGGACTCCGTGCGCTCGGGGATCGACTGGTGGCTGGAGATGACCGGGCGCGGCGGCGAGGGCATGGTCGTCAAGCCGCTCGGCGCGCTCGTCAGGGACGCGAAGGGCAGGCTGGTCCAGCCGGGCATCAAGGTGCGCGGCAGGGAGTACCTGCGGATCATCTACGGCCCCGAGTACACGCGTCCGGAGAACCTGGACCGGCTGCGTTCGCGGTTCCTCGGCCACAAGCGGTCGCTGGCCCTGCGGGAGTACGCCCTCGGCCTGGAGGCCCTGGACCGGCTGGCCGACGGAGAGCCCCTGTGGAGGATCCACGAAGCGGTCTTCGCGGTACTGGCCCTGGAGTCCGAGCCGGTCGACCCCAGGCTGTAG
- a CDS encoding 3' terminal RNA ribose 2'-O-methyltransferase Hen1 yields the protein MFLTISTTGTPERPATDLGFLLHKHPEKAQTFSTSHGTAHVFYPEASAERCTAALLLEVDPVALVRRGKGKGRGGAPDAALAQYVNDRPYAASSLLSVAMTTVFKSALNGVCRAMPERVQEPLPLRVEVPALPARGGVELVEKLFGPLGWRSVDAVAVPLDEKFPEWGDSRYVRLVLEGELRLADALRQLYVLLPVLDDAKHYWVAPDEVDKLLRAGEGWLAEHPEQRLITSRYLSRRWGLTRQAMERLELVRLAESDDLEVESVDNAVDETTDTEEKPVPLAEQRRAAILEALRAAGASRVLDLGCGQGQLVQALLKDVRFTEIVGVDVSMRALTIASRRLKLDRMGERQAGRVTLRQGALTYTDKQLKGYDAAVLSEVIEHLDLPRLPALEYAVFGSARPQTVLVTTPNVEYNVRWETLPAGHVRHGDHRFEWSREEFRVWARQVSERHGYGVAFVPVGPDDPEVGPPTQMAVFTMSTEKDTTGEESGAENDEKNDGKTKEAKAA from the coding sequence GTGTTCCTGACTATCAGCACGACCGGCACCCCGGAGCGTCCCGCCACCGATCTCGGCTTTCTGCTGCACAAGCATCCCGAGAAGGCGCAGACGTTCTCCACCTCGCACGGCACCGCGCATGTCTTCTACCCCGAGGCATCCGCGGAGCGCTGCACGGCCGCGCTCCTGCTGGAGGTGGATCCGGTGGCGCTGGTTCGGCGAGGCAAGGGCAAGGGCCGGGGCGGCGCCCCCGATGCGGCGCTCGCGCAGTACGTCAACGACCGGCCGTACGCCGCCTCGTCCCTCCTCTCGGTCGCGATGACGACGGTCTTCAAGTCCGCGCTGAACGGGGTGTGCCGCGCCATGCCCGAGCGCGTCCAGGAGCCCCTCCCGCTGCGCGTCGAAGTGCCCGCACTGCCGGCCCGCGGCGGCGTCGAACTGGTGGAGAAGCTCTTCGGGCCGCTCGGCTGGAGGAGCGTGGACGCCGTAGCCGTACCGCTGGACGAGAAGTTCCCCGAGTGGGGCGACTCGCGCTACGTACGGCTCGTGCTGGAGGGGGAGTTGCGTCTCGCCGACGCACTGCGCCAGCTCTATGTGCTGTTGCCGGTGCTCGACGACGCCAAGCACTACTGGGTCGCGCCCGACGAGGTGGACAAGCTGCTGCGGGCGGGCGAGGGGTGGCTGGCCGAGCACCCCGAGCAGCGGCTGATCACCAGCCGCTATCTCTCCCGCCGCTGGGGTCTGACCCGGCAGGCGATGGAACGGCTCGAACTGGTGCGGCTCGCCGAGTCCGACGACCTGGAGGTGGAGAGCGTCGACAACGCCGTGGACGAGACCACCGACACCGAGGAGAAGCCGGTGCCGCTCGCCGAGCAGCGCCGTGCGGCGATCCTGGAGGCACTGCGCGCCGCCGGGGCGAGCCGGGTGCTCGACCTGGGCTGTGGGCAGGGCCAGTTGGTGCAGGCGCTGCTCAAGGACGTGCGGTTCACGGAGATCGTCGGGGTCGACGTGTCGATGCGTGCTCTGACGATCGCCTCCCGCAGGCTGAAGCTGGACCGGATGGGGGAGCGGCAGGCCGGCCGGGTCACGCTCCGGCAGGGCGCACTCACGTACACCGACAAGCAGCTCAAGGGGTACGACGCCGCGGTGCTCAGTGAGGTGATCGAGCACCTCGACCTGCCGCGACTGCCCGCGCTGGAGTACGCGGTGTTCGGTTCGGCGCGGCCGCAGACCGTGCTGGTGACCACGCCGAACGTCGAGTACAACGTCCGCTGGGAGACGCTCCCGGCCGGACACGTGCGCCACGGCGACCACCGTTTCGAGTGGAGCAGGGAGGAATTCCGCGTCTGGGCCCGGCAGGTGTCCGAGCGTCACGGCTACGGCGTCGCGTTCGTACCCGTGGGGCCGGACGACCCCGAAGTGGGGCCGCCCACACAGATGGCCGTGTTCACGATGTCCACGGAGAAGGACACGACCGGCGAAGAGTCCGGTGCGGAGAACGACGAGAAGAACGACGGAAAGACGAAGGAGGCGAAGGCCGCATGA
- the mmuM gene encoding homocysteine S-methyltransferase, with translation MESARTPHEPTGRTLGDALAEGTVVLDGGLSNQLGAQGCDLSDALWSARLLADAPQQIEAAHAAYARAGAQVLITASYQATFEGFGRRGIGRDRAAELMAGSVALARGAGAGTGRELWVAASVGPYGAMLADGSEYRGRYGLSVRELERFHRPRVETLAAAGPDVLALETVPDLDEAEALLEAVQDCAVPVWLSYSVAGDRTRAGQPIEEAFGIAAGNDQVVAVGVNCCDPADAERAVEVAAAVTGKPVVVYPNSGEVWDAVGRRWTGEGTFDPGRVRDWQRAGARLIGGCCRVGPSEIAELAALPRPTGPENAW, from the coding sequence GTGGAATCCGCCCGGACTCCCCACGAGCCGACCGGCCGTACCCTCGGCGACGCGCTCGCCGAAGGCACCGTTGTGCTGGACGGAGGTCTCTCCAACCAACTGGGGGCGCAGGGGTGCGACCTGTCCGACGCACTGTGGTCGGCCCGGCTCCTGGCCGACGCGCCCCAGCAGATCGAGGCGGCCCACGCGGCCTATGCGCGGGCGGGGGCGCAGGTACTCATCACCGCCAGCTACCAGGCGACGTTCGAAGGGTTCGGGCGGCGCGGCATCGGACGGGACAGGGCCGCCGAGCTGATGGCCGGCAGCGTGGCGCTGGCACGCGGGGCCGGTGCGGGCACCGGGCGGGAGCTCTGGGTAGCAGCCTCCGTCGGACCGTACGGGGCGATGCTCGCGGACGGCAGCGAGTACCGCGGCCGATACGGGCTGAGCGTCCGCGAGCTGGAGCGCTTCCACCGCCCCAGGGTGGAGACCCTGGCTGCGGCGGGCCCCGATGTGCTGGCCCTGGAGACGGTGCCGGACCTCGACGAGGCGGAGGCGCTGCTGGAGGCGGTTCAGGACTGCGCCGTCCCGGTCTGGCTCTCGTACAGCGTGGCGGGTGACCGGACCAGGGCGGGCCAGCCGATCGAGGAGGCCTTCGGGATCGCTGCGGGCAACGACCAGGTGGTGGCCGTCGGGGTCAACTGCTGCGACCCGGCGGACGCGGAGCGTGCGGTGGAGGTGGCGGCGGCCGTGACGGGCAAGCCCGTCGTCGTCTATCCGAACAGCGGCGAGGTGTGGGACGCCGTGGGCCGGAGGTGGACCGGGGAAGGCACCTTCGACCCGGGGCGGGTGCGGGACTGGCAGCGGGCCGGCGCCAGACTCATCGGGGGCTGCTGCCGGGTCGGCCCGTCCGAGATCGCCGAGCTGGCGGCTCTGCCGAGACCGACCGGACCCGAAAATGCCTGGTAG
- a CDS encoding LLM class F420-dependent oxidoreductase, protein MDLRIFTEPQQGADYDTLLTVAKATEDLGFDAFYRSDHYLRMGSGDGLPGPTDAWITLAGLARETKRIRLGTLMTAGTFRLPGVLAIQVAQVDRMSGGRVELGLGAGWFEAEHKAYGIPFPKEKFGRLEEQLAIITGLWGTEVGKTFTYDGTYYQLTDSPALPKPAQAKVPVLIGGHGAVRTPRLAAQYADEFNIPFASIEDSEKQFGRVREAAKAAGRAPDDLVYSNALVVCAGKNDAEVARRAAAIGRDVEDLKANGLAGSPDEVVDKIGQYAAIGASRIYLQILDLHDLEHLELISSQVQAQLS, encoded by the coding sequence ATGGATCTTCGAATCTTCACCGAGCCCCAGCAAGGGGCCGACTACGACACCCTGCTCACTGTCGCCAAGGCCACCGAGGACCTCGGCTTCGATGCCTTCTACCGTTCGGACCACTATCTCCGCATGGGCTCCGGGGACGGGCTGCCCGGACCGACGGACGCGTGGATCACCCTGGCCGGTCTGGCCCGCGAAACCAAGCGGATCCGGCTCGGCACGCTGATGACGGCGGGCACCTTCCGACTGCCCGGAGTGCTGGCCATCCAGGTGGCCCAGGTCGACCGGATGTCCGGCGGCCGGGTCGAGCTGGGCCTGGGTGCGGGCTGGTTCGAGGCGGAGCACAAGGCGTACGGCATTCCGTTCCCCAAGGAGAAGTTCGGCCGCCTGGAGGAGCAGCTGGCGATCATCACGGGGCTGTGGGGGACCGAGGTCGGCAAGACCTTCACCTACGACGGCACGTACTACCAGCTCACCGACTCACCCGCGCTTCCCAAGCCGGCCCAGGCCAAGGTGCCTGTCCTGATCGGCGGGCACGGTGCGGTCCGCACGCCGCGGCTGGCCGCGCAGTACGCGGACGAGTTCAACATCCCCTTCGCGTCCATCGAGGACAGCGAGAAGCAGTTCGGCCGCGTCAGGGAGGCGGCCAAGGCGGCCGGCCGTGCCCCGGACGACCTGGTGTACTCCAACGCCCTGGTGGTCTGCGCCGGGAAGAACGACGCGGAGGTGGCCCGGCGGGCCGCCGCGATCGGCAGGGACGTCGAGGACCTCAAGGCGAACGGCCTGGCGGGCTCACCCGACGAGGTGGTCGACAAGATCGGCCAGTACGCGGCGATCGGAGCGTCCCGGATCTATCTGCAGATCCTCGACCTGCACGACCTGGAACACCTGGAGCTGATCTCGTCGCAGGTCCAGGCCCAGCTGAGCTGA
- a CDS encoding DUF6099 family protein: MEAERLIEAGRRALAASRGAPAVMAEAWQAQALARTVGGQLVRCGPAELRTDARGLSEIGGRGAAVLDHPMVPAGAARAAQLSEVADVPRTLGALGLLLGDVGIALVGVACDTEEDGLYWQCIEAIDAVDESIDRVHGMLRRLAAQEQEREQEQGRERDGPYGVIRGPAGFVAGQP, translated from the coding sequence ATGGAAGCGGAGCGGCTTATCGAGGCCGGGCGGCGGGCCCTTGCGGCGAGCCGGGGGGCCCCGGCCGTCATGGCGGAGGCCTGGCAGGCGCAGGCGCTCGCCCGGACGGTCGGCGGACAGCTGGTGCGCTGCGGACCGGCGGAGTTGCGGACCGACGCACGCGGACTCAGCGAGATCGGCGGACGGGGCGCCGCCGTGCTCGACCACCCGATGGTGCCGGCCGGTGCCGCGCGGGCCGCACAGCTCTCCGAAGTGGCCGATGTGCCAAGAACGTTGGGCGCACTCGGGCTGCTCCTCGGTGACGTGGGCATCGCGCTGGTCGGGGTCGCCTGCGACACGGAGGAGGACGGGCTCTACTGGCAGTGCATCGAGGCGATAGACGCCGTCGACGAGTCGATCGACAGGGTGCACGGGATGCTCAGACGGCTCGCCGCACAGGAACAGGAGCGGGAACAGGAGCAGGGCCGGGAGCGTGACGGTCCGTACGGGGTGATTCGCGGGCCGGCCGGCTTCGTGGCCGGGCAGCCATGA
- a CDS encoding nucleotide pyrophosphohydrolase, which yields MTDFDVAELQRRLADFAAARAWEQYHTPKNLAVALSVEASELLEIFQWLTPEQSARVMEDPGTAHRVADEVADVLAYLLQFCEVLGVDVLAALAAKIDRNEVRFPAPKPTQLDGRHSSE from the coding sequence GTGACGGACTTTGATGTAGCTGAACTGCAGCGGCGGCTGGCCGACTTCGCGGCGGCACGGGCCTGGGAGCAGTACCACACCCCGAAGAACCTGGCGGTCGCGCTGAGTGTCGAGGCCTCCGAACTCCTGGAGATCTTCCAGTGGCTGACACCGGAGCAGTCGGCCCGGGTGATGGAGGATCCCGGGACGGCGCACCGGGTCGCGGACGAGGTGGCCGACGTTCTGGCGTATCTGCTGCAGTTCTGCGAAGTGCTCGGTGTCGACGTGCTGGCGGCGCTGGCGGCCAAGATCGACCGGAATGAGGTGCGCTTCCCGGCGCCGAAACCCACTCAACTCGACGGTCGTCACTCTTCGGAGTGA
- a CDS encoding ATP-binding protein yields the protein MTVITTRTTPTRTGVPARPARPFVSELRLSAFASYRRAAIPLGPFTLLTGASGSGKTTALRAHEALARLASGDPLEEVFPDPGAWVPERTGADAQGRRGFRLGCTVEGPAGPVGLDLAVQAEPTLRIVGERLVDGGETLLTTALRDPRRSAVQAAWHTAGAVPVTRAPFPDDRLGTALLPLRVAGTTEGQLRVLAAAEQVVVALRSAFACDPQPQRMRGAVPVGEGRLRPACDNLADVLRRTHTQCAQRHARLVATADAGCAGPVTGLTVEHLAGGAVRARAGRGAGHSTPLCRLGDGELRYLAFALVLLTGPHVLVVDPAAEVPSAMQALTVLADGLDRSLDARQTRELLALAASICGDGHIRVLGTVTEATAALARGTAGVTVVDLAP from the coding sequence ATGACTGTGATCACCACGAGGACCACCCCGACGCGCACCGGTGTCCCGGCCCGTCCCGCCCGCCCCTTCGTCAGCGAACTGAGGCTTTCCGCCTTCGCCTCGTACCGCCGTGCCGCGATTCCCCTTGGCCCGTTCACCCTCCTGACCGGGGCGAGCGGCAGCGGGAAGACGACCGCCCTTCGCGCGCACGAGGCGCTGGCGCGGCTCGCTTCCGGCGACCCGCTGGAAGAGGTCTTCCCGGACCCAGGGGCCTGGGTGCCCGAACGGACCGGGGCCGATGCGCAGGGGCGGCGGGGATTCAGGCTCGGCTGCACCGTGGAGGGCCCCGCCGGTCCGGTGGGACTGGATCTCGCCGTCCAGGCCGAGCCCACCCTCCGCATCGTCGGCGAACGGCTCGTGGACGGCGGCGAGACGCTGCTGACCACGGCTCTGCGGGATCCCAGGCGCTCCGCCGTCCAGGCGGCCTGGCACACCGCGGGGGCGGTCCCGGTGACACGGGCACCGTTCCCCGACGACCGGCTCGGCACGGCGCTGTTGCCGCTGCGCGTCGCGGGAACCACCGAGGGGCAGTTACGGGTGCTGGCCGCCGCCGAGCAGGTGGTGGTGGCGTTGCGGTCGGCCTTCGCCTGCGATCCGCAGCCGCAGCGGATGCGTGGGGCGGTTCCGGTCGGGGAAGGGCGCCTGAGGCCCGCTTGCGACAACCTCGCCGACGTACTCCGCCGCACCCACACCCAGTGCGCCCAACGGCACGCCCGGCTGGTCGCCACCGCGGACGCCGGGTGCGCGGGACCCGTGACGGGACTGACCGTCGAACACCTCGCGGGCGGAGCCGTGCGGGCACGGGCGGGGCGCGGGGCCGGGCACAGCACCCCCTTGTGCCGTCTCGGCGACGGTGAGCTCAGGTACCTGGCGTTCGCCCTCGTGCTGCTGACCGGTCCTCATGTGCTGGTGGTGGACCCGGCCGCGGAGGTGCCGTCGGCGATGCAGGCGCTCACGGTGCTGGCCGACGGGCTCGACCGGAGCCTGGACGCGCGGCAGACACGTGAGCTGCTGGCACTGGCGGCCTCGATCTGCGGGGACGGCCACATCCGGGTGCTGGGCACCGTCACCGAGGCGACCGCGGCACTGGCCCGCGGGACGGCGGGAGTGACAGTGGTAGACCTGGCACCGTGA
- a CDS encoding cell division protein SepF yields MSRYDRYDRYDATDEQWEGLAQVVPLRGRNEWPSRVDHRTVPEERVSVEQRRLVVLRVQVFADAREVAEYLVAQIPVLLDLTGAETDVAKRILDFSSGVVFGLGSGMHRVDRNVFLLAPVGMEVEGVTAAGVPQS; encoded by the coding sequence GTGAGCAGGTACGACAGGTACGACAGATACGACGCCACCGACGAACAGTGGGAGGGGCTCGCCCAGGTCGTACCGCTGAGGGGGCGCAACGAATGGCCCTCCCGCGTCGACCACCGCACGGTCCCCGAAGAACGCGTTTCGGTCGAACAGCGCCGGCTCGTCGTGCTGAGGGTCCAGGTGTTCGCGGACGCGCGCGAGGTGGCCGAGTACCTGGTGGCACAGATTCCGGTGCTGCTCGATCTGACGGGCGCCGAGACCGACGTGGCCAAGCGGATCCTGGACTTCAGCAGCGGCGTGGTCTTCGGACTGGGCAGCGGGATGCACCGCGTCGACCGCAACGTCTTCCTGCTCGCGCCGGTCGGCATGGAGGTCGAGGGGGTCACCGCGGCGGGCGTACCCCAATCGTAG
- a CDS encoding cytochrome P450 — protein sequence MTAHTPGAVPATRTSPYEPLELYGPGFAADPHGHYRELRAQGPLARVRIAPGIDALLVTDYQAAVDLLRDTDTFTKDPRTWQAGVPADSPVLPVLGYRPTALFTDGAVHARYRDAINDTLALIEPHLLRTEVARVAQQLIGAFSATGSGDLIAQYARLLPLHVFTAAFGVPPQDSERIVRGIAGMMNSAEGAAAAYADLVGVVTDLVADRRARPGRDLTTYLLAHPAALDDHEAVRQITLIMSAGHDPTTNLIGNALLHMLSGTGHTGSLHGGATTAHEAIDEVLWRDPPMANLGAHYPRHDTEFHGVPLRAGQLLLVSFAAANTQSLPGLSDPAVRSGTGAHLAWSTGPHRCPAKQPALLMAMTAIEQLTSQLCDLELAVDAAELVWRPGPFHRAPAHLPVRFTPLDTLPATDTRSTQEGVDHTATRVGGTPNG from the coding sequence ATGACCGCGCACACCCCGGGCGCCGTGCCCGCAACCCGCACCTCTCCCTACGAGCCGCTCGAGCTGTACGGACCGGGTTTCGCGGCCGATCCGCACGGCCACTACCGCGAACTGCGCGCCCAGGGGCCGCTGGCCCGGGTCCGTATCGCTCCCGGTATCGACGCGCTGCTGGTCACGGACTACCAGGCCGCCGTCGACCTGCTGCGCGACACCGACACCTTCACCAAGGACCCGCGCACCTGGCAGGCGGGCGTGCCGGCCGACTCGCCGGTCCTGCCCGTGCTCGGCTACCGGCCCACCGCGCTCTTCACCGACGGCGCCGTCCATGCCCGGTACCGCGACGCCATCAACGACACCCTCGCGCTGATCGAGCCGCATCTGCTCAGGACGGAGGTGGCCCGGGTCGCCCAGCAGCTCATCGGCGCCTTCTCGGCCACCGGCAGCGGTGATCTCATCGCCCAGTACGCCAGGCTCCTCCCGCTGCACGTCTTCACCGCGGCCTTCGGAGTGCCGCCGCAGGACAGCGAGCGGATCGTCCGCGGCATTGCCGGGATGATGAACTCCGCCGAGGGCGCGGCAGCGGCGTACGCCGACCTCGTCGGCGTCGTGACCGACCTCGTCGCCGACCGGCGTGCGCGTCCGGGGCGCGACCTGACGACGTACCTGCTCGCGCATCCGGCGGCACTGGACGACCACGAGGCCGTGCGACAGATCACATTGATCATGAGCGCCGGGCACGATCCGACGACCAATCTGATCGGCAACGCGCTGCTCCACATGCTCAGCGGCACCGGGCACACCGGATCCCTGCACGGCGGTGCGACGACCGCGCACGAAGCGATCGACGAAGTGCTGTGGCGGGATCCGCCGATGGCCAACCTGGGGGCCCACTACCCCCGGCACGACACGGAGTTCCACGGCGTCCCGCTCCGCGCGGGGCAACTGCTCCTGGTCTCCTTCGCCGCCGCCAACACACAGTCCCTGCCCGGCCTTTCGGACCCTGCGGTGCGTTCCGGGACGGGTGCCCATCTCGCCTGGTCGACGGGTCCGCACCGGTGCCCGGCGAAGCAGCCCGCGCTGCTGATGGCGATGACCGCGATCGAGCAGCTCACCAGTCAGCTCTGCGACCTCGAACTGGCCGTCGACGCCGCGGAGCTGGTCTGGCGACCCGGCCCCTTCCATCGTGCGCCGGCTCATCTGCCGGTCCGGTTCACCCCCCTCGACACCCTCCCCGCAACGGACACCCGTTCGACCCAGGAAGGTGTCGATCACACCGCGACCCGTGTCGGTGGTACGCCGAACGGGTGA
- a CDS encoding GTP-binding protein — protein MDSVPSTDRGGIGYLPSAAETLMKLVVTGPFGVGKTTLIRTLSEIPTLHTEEVMTQSSTGLDDTAGLPDKTTTTVAIDFGRLTVQDDLVLYMFGTPGQERFFPLWEDIARGALGALVMVDTRRLKDSFAVMDMVEEQGLPYAVAVNRFPDAPAHTDEVLRKHLDLAPGTPLVQCDARERRGSINALIALAEHALTCLPKPQDPS, from the coding sequence TTGGACTCCGTTCCCTCCACTGACCGGGGCGGCATCGGCTATCTGCCGAGTGCCGCCGAGACCCTGATGAAGCTCGTCGTCACGGGTCCCTTCGGCGTGGGCAAGACGACCCTGATCCGTACCCTGTCGGAGATTCCGACTCTGCACACGGAAGAGGTGATGACGCAGTCCAGCACCGGACTCGACGACACCGCCGGGCTTCCGGACAAGACCACGACCACCGTCGCCATCGACTTCGGCCGGCTGACCGTCCAGGACGATCTGGTGCTCTACATGTTCGGCACCCCGGGCCAGGAGCGCTTCTTCCCGCTCTGGGAGGACATCGCGCGCGGCGCCCTCGGCGCCCTCGTGATGGTCGACACCCGCCGCCTCAAGGACTCCTTCGCCGTCATGGACATGGTGGAGGAGCAGGGGCTGCCGTACGCCGTGGCCGTGAACCGCTTCCCCGACGCACCCGCCCACACCGACGAAGTCCTGCGCAAGCATCTCGACCTCGCCCCGGGCACCCCGCTCGTACAGTGCGACGCCCGTGAACGACGCGGCAGCATCAACGCCCTGATCGCCCTCGCCGAGCATGCGCTGACGTGCCTGCCCAAGCCCCAGGACCCGTCATGA
- a CDS encoding DUF742 domain-containing protein, producing MTPGPGRRLIPAYLVTGGRSTPTGPALDRLAVLVRTDEALPPGSGSEQRRLCELLEPGALTVVECAAHLELPVSATVFLATDLVAAGHLHARPPIPSAGEIDRSLVERLLVGLRSLH from the coding sequence ATGACCCCCGGCCCAGGACGCCGCCTGATTCCCGCATACCTGGTCACCGGTGGCCGTTCCACGCCCACCGGCCCCGCGCTCGACCGGCTCGCCGTGCTCGTCCGTACGGACGAGGCTCTGCCGCCGGGCTCCGGTTCCGAGCAGCGCAGACTGTGTGAACTCCTGGAGCCGGGAGCCCTCACGGTCGTCGAGTGCGCAGCACACCTGGAACTTCCGGTCAGCGCCACGGTCTTCCTGGCCACGGACCTCGTGGCCGCCGGACATCTGCACGCTCGACCACCGATCCCCAGTGCCGGTGAGATCGACCGGTCGCTCGTCGAGAGGCTGCTCGTTGGACTCCGTTCCCTCCACTGA